A genomic region of Mesorhizobium sp. NZP2077 contains the following coding sequences:
- a CDS encoding FAD-binding oxidoreductase — protein sequence MAAAKQVIVIGAGIIGASIAWHLTKAGAQVTVIADSTPGGVATPNSFAWINASWGNPEIYFRLRSRAMVEWRRLADELPGLPLAWCGGLCWDLPADRLEAYAAEHSSWGYGIERVGRERAAHIEPSLVEPPEFAVYVADEGVAEPVAAAKTLLADAERHGVRLIASTVSALAITNGSVTGVDTSHGLIAADEVVIAAGVGAPAIAATAGIKLPIETPPGLIVHSRPYKKLLNGLVHAERLHMRQTAEGRIIAGSDFAGGDPGMDAEATARALFAVTKAALLGAEGLELDFHTIGYRPNPIDGFPIIGRAEGMDGLYIAVMHSGITLAPAVGLFATREILDGERDPLLSPYGLSRFAQ from the coding sequence ATGGCTGCGGCGAAACAAGTGATCGTCATCGGTGCCGGCATCATCGGCGCGTCCATTGCCTGGCATCTGACCAAGGCCGGCGCGCAGGTGACGGTCATAGCCGATAGCACGCCTGGTGGCGTCGCAACGCCCAATTCCTTCGCCTGGATCAACGCCAGCTGGGGTAACCCCGAGATCTATTTCCGGCTGCGCAGCCGCGCCATGGTCGAGTGGAGACGGCTGGCGGATGAGCTGCCAGGACTGCCACTCGCCTGGTGCGGCGGACTATGCTGGGATCTGCCGGCCGACAGGCTCGAAGCCTACGCGGCGGAACACTCTTCATGGGGCTACGGCATCGAACGCGTCGGCCGCGAGCGGGCGGCGCACATCGAGCCCAGCCTCGTCGAGCCTCCCGAATTCGCTGTTTATGTCGCCGACGAAGGCGTGGCCGAGCCGGTTGCGGCGGCCAAGACCCTGCTGGCGGATGCCGAACGACATGGCGTGCGGCTGATTGCCAGCACCGTCTCGGCGCTGGCAATCACCAATGGCAGCGTTACCGGCGTGGATACCTCGCATGGGCTGATCGCCGCCGATGAGGTGGTGATCGCAGCTGGCGTCGGCGCCCCGGCCATTGCCGCGACGGCCGGCATCAAGCTGCCGATCGAGACGCCGCCGGGTCTGATCGTCCATTCGCGGCCATACAAAAAGCTGCTCAATGGGCTGGTGCACGCCGAGAGGCTGCACATGCGCCAGACCGCCGAAGGCCGCATCATCGCCGGCTCGGATTTCGCCGGCGGCGATCCAGGTATGGACGCCGAAGCGACCGCCCGCGCGCTGTTCGCGGTCACGAAGGCGGCATTGCTTGGCGCAGAGGGGCTGGAACTCGATTTCCACACCATCGGCTACCGCCCCAATCCGATCGACGGTTTTCCGATCATCGGCCGCGCCGAAGGCATGGACGGCCTCTATATAGCGGTCATGCATTCCGGCATCACGCTGGCGCCGGCCGTCGGCCTGTTCGCCACACGGGAAATTCTTGACGGCGAGCGCGATCCGTTGCTTTCACCCTATGGGTTGTCGCGCTTCGCTCAATAG
- a CDS encoding HAD family phosphatase, which translates to MHVPKLVIFDCDGILVDTENLANRRLAEWLTAAGYPTSFEYCRKNFSGRSMLSVQKEIEETTEVRLGADFVDRWNAGLPDLFSHGVEAIPYVREFIEAVRAAGITYCVATSARVSKMHITLGHTGLLPLFEDAMFSSTMVGRGKPFPDLFLHAAKTMGFAPADCIVIEDSVAGTQAGIAAGMRVFSYHGDPYSDRDGLIEAGGILFDDMRELAGLVPIH; encoded by the coding sequence ATGCATGTTCCGAAGTTAGTCATATTCGACTGCGACGGCATTCTGGTCGACACGGAGAACCTCGCCAACCGGCGCCTTGCCGAATGGCTGACGGCTGCCGGCTATCCGACCAGCTTCGAATATTGCCGCAAGAATTTCTCCGGCCGCAGCATGCTCTCGGTGCAGAAGGAAATCGAGGAGACGACCGAGGTCCGGCTCGGCGCCGATTTTGTCGATCGCTGGAATGCCGGCCTGCCGGACCTGTTTTCCCATGGAGTCGAGGCGATCCCCTATGTGCGGGAGTTCATCGAGGCGGTCCGCGCGGCCGGCATCACCTATTGCGTGGCCACTTCGGCCAGGGTGTCGAAGATGCACATCACGCTTGGCCATACCGGACTGTTGCCGCTGTTCGAAGATGCGATGTTTTCCTCGACCATGGTCGGGCGCGGCAAGCCGTTCCCGGACCTGTTCCTGCATGCGGCCAAGACCATGGGGTTCGCGCCCGCCGATTGCATCGTCATCGAAGACAGTGTCGCCGGCACACAGGCCGGCATAGCCGCCGGCATGCGGGTGTTTTCCTATCATGGCGACCCCTATTCCGACCGCGATGGCCTGATCGAGGCCGGCGGCATCCTGTTCGACGACATGCGCGAACTGGCGGGGCTGGTGCCAATCCACTGA
- a CDS encoding adenosine kinase, producing the protein MPDYDVLCIGNAIVDIIAQCEEDFLETNGIIKGAMNLIDTQRAELLYSRMGPAIEASGGSAGNTAAGVASFGGRAAFFGKVSNDALGEIYAHDIHAQGVAFDTKPLTGEPPTARSMIFVTPDGERSMNTYLGACVELGPEDVEADKASGAKVTYFEGYLWDPPRAKEAIRQTARLAHAAGREVSMTLSDSFCVDRYRDEFLGLMRSGTVDIVFANSHEIKSLYQTSSFDEALAKIRKDCRIAAVTRSEKGSVIVRGDETVVIQATAIRELVDTTGAGDLYAAGFLHGYTQGRDLKTCGDLGSLAAGLVIQQIGPRPRQNLRREAELAGLL; encoded by the coding sequence ATGCCGGACTATGACGTGCTTTGCATCGGCAATGCCATTGTCGACATCATAGCCCAGTGCGAGGAGGACTTCCTCGAGACCAACGGCATCATCAAGGGCGCGATGAACCTCATCGACACGCAGCGCGCCGAACTGCTCTACAGCCGCATGGGTCCGGCGATCGAAGCCTCCGGCGGCAGTGCTGGCAACACGGCGGCCGGCGTCGCCTCTTTCGGCGGACGCGCCGCCTTCTTCGGCAAGGTTTCCAACGATGCGCTGGGCGAAATCTATGCGCACGACATCCACGCGCAGGGCGTTGCCTTCGACACCAAGCCGCTCACGGGCGAGCCGCCGACGGCGCGCTCGATGATTTTCGTCACGCCCGACGGCGAACGCTCGATGAACACCTATCTCGGCGCCTGTGTCGAGCTCGGCCCGGAGGACGTCGAGGCCGACAAGGCATCGGGCGCCAAGGTCACCTATTTCGAAGGCTATCTGTGGGATCCGCCACGCGCCAAGGAAGCGATCCGGCAGACGGCCAGGCTAGCCCATGCGGCAGGCCGCGAGGTTTCGATGACGCTGTCGGATTCGTTCTGCGTCGACCGCTACCGCGACGAATTCCTCGGCCTGATGCGCTCCGGCACGGTCGACATTGTCTTTGCCAACAGCCACGAGATCAAGTCGCTCTACCAGACATCGTCCTTCGACGAGGCGCTGGCCAAGATCCGCAAGGACTGCAGAATAGCCGCCGTGACCCGCTCGGAAAAAGGCTCGGTCATTGTGCGCGGCGACGAGACCGTGGTCATCCAGGCGACTGCGATCCGGGAACTGGTCGACACGACCGGCGCCGGCGACCTCTACGCCGCCGGTTTCCTGCATGGCTACACGCAAGGCCGCGACCTCAAGACCTGCGGCGACCTTGGCTCGCTGGCCGCCGGGCTGGTGATCCAGCAGATCGGCCCAAGGCCAAGGCAGAATCTGCGCCGCGAGGCGGAACTGGCCGGGTTGCTGTAG
- the dut gene encoding dUTP diphosphatase yields MRAALQNSSVIGPTVGFVRLPHAEGLPLPAYESTGAAGMDLRAAVPDDRPLLILPGKRALVPTGLILEIPEGMEGQVRPRSGLAFKHGLTVLNSPGTVDSDYRGEVKVLLINLGDEDFAVTRGMRIAQIVFAVVTQAAVEERSLAGGTARGSGGFGSTGTA; encoded by the coding sequence ATGCGCGCAGCCCTCCAAAACTCCTCCGTCATCGGTCCGACTGTCGGCTTCGTCAGATTGCCGCACGCCGAAGGACTACCCCTCCCCGCCTATGAAAGCACCGGCGCCGCCGGCATGGATCTGCGCGCGGCGGTGCCCGACGACAGGCCGCTGCTGATCCTGCCTGGCAAACGCGCTTTGGTGCCGACTGGGCTGATCCTGGAAATACCCGAAGGCATGGAAGGCCAGGTGCGGCCACGCTCCGGCCTTGCTTTCAAGCATGGCCTCACCGTCCTCAATTCGCCCGGCACGGTCGACAGCGACTATCGCGGCGAGGTGAAGGTGCTGTTGATCAATCTCGGCGACGAGGATTTTGCCGTGACGCGCGGCATGCGTATCGCCCAGATCGTCTTCGCTGTTGTCACGCAGGCGGCCGTCGAAGAGCGGTCGCTGGCCGGCGGCACGGCACGCGGCTCCGGCGGGTTCGGATCGACCGGCACCGCCTGA
- a CDS encoding peptide chain release factor 3, which produces MPETIPEEVARRRTFAIIAHPDAGKTTLTEKLLLFGGAIQLAGEVKAKKDKIQTRSDWMKIERERGISVVTSVMTFEYEDNVFNLLDTPGHEDFADDTYRTLSAVDSAVMVIDAAKGIEPRTLKLFEVCRLRDIPIITFVNKMDRESRDPFEILDEIEQKLALDTAPITWPIGRGKTFSGTYHLALNAVRKGDDEKERTPVNGADSNRVAGLLPENEREAFIEELELAREACRPLDIEAFREGHLTPVYFGSALRNYGVRDLIEALGAFGPPPRAQEADTRKVEATEDKMTSFVFKIQANMDPNHRDRIAFVRVCSGKLERGMKAKLVRTGKPMSLSAPQFFFARTRVTADEAFAGDVVGIPNHGTLRIGDTLTEGEEILFRGVPNFAPEILRRVRLGDAMKAKKLKEALHQMAEEGVVQLFSPEDGSPAIVGVVGALQLDVLKERLNFEYTLPVEFEMSRFSVCRWISADDKAETLRFIEAHRGDIARDLDNDPVFLAQHAFSLNYEAERWKAIRFATIKDYQVRDKAA; this is translated from the coding sequence ATGCCCGAAACAATACCAGAGGAAGTGGCGCGCCGCCGCACTTTCGCGATCATTGCGCACCCTGACGCCGGCAAGACGACGCTCACCGAAAAGCTGCTGCTGTTCGGCGGCGCCATCCAGCTTGCCGGCGAGGTCAAGGCAAAGAAAGACAAGATCCAGACCCGCTCCGACTGGATGAAGATCGAGCGCGAGCGCGGCATTTCGGTCGTCACCTCGGTGATGACCTTCGAATATGAAGACAATGTCTTCAACCTGCTCGACACGCCCGGCCACGAGGATTTCGCCGACGACACCTATCGCACGCTGTCGGCGGTCGACTCGGCCGTCATGGTCATCGACGCCGCCAAGGGCATCGAGCCACGCACGCTGAAACTGTTCGAAGTCTGCCGGCTGCGCGACATCCCGATCATCACCTTCGTCAACAAGATGGACCGCGAAAGCCGCGACCCGTTCGAGATCCTCGACGAGATCGAGCAGAAGCTGGCGCTGGACACCGCCCCGATCACCTGGCCGATCGGTCGCGGCAAGACGTTCTCCGGCACCTATCATTTGGCGCTGAACGCCGTGCGCAAGGGCGACGACGAGAAGGAGCGCACGCCGGTCAACGGTGCCGATTCCAACCGCGTCGCCGGCCTGCTGCCGGAAAACGAGCGCGAGGCCTTCATCGAGGAACTGGAGCTGGCGCGCGAAGCGTGCAGACCCCTTGATATAGAAGCCTTCCGCGAGGGCCATCTGACGCCGGTCTATTTCGGCTCGGCGCTGCGCAATTATGGCGTGCGCGACCTGATCGAGGCGCTCGGCGCCTTCGGCCCGCCGCCGCGCGCGCAGGAGGCCGACACCCGCAAGGTCGAGGCGACGGAGGACAAGATGACGTCCTTCGTCTTCAAGATCCAGGCAAACATGGACCCCAACCACCGCGACCGCATCGCATTCGTGCGCGTCTGCTCGGGTAAGCTCGAGCGCGGCATGAAGGCCAAGCTGGTGCGTACCGGCAAGCCGATGAGCCTGTCGGCGCCGCAATTCTTCTTCGCCCGCACCCGCGTCACCGCTGACGAGGCCTTTGCTGGCGACGTCGTCGGCATCCCCAACCACGGCACGCTGCGCATCGGCGACACGCTAACGGAGGGCGAGGAGATCCTTTTCAGGGGCGTGCCGAACTTCGCCCCGGAAATCCTGCGGCGTGTGCGCCTCGGCGACGCGATGAAGGCGAAGAAACTCAAGGAAGCGCTGCACCAGATGGCCGAGGAAGGCGTCGTGCAACTGTTCTCGCCGGAGGATGGCTCACCGGCCATTGTCGGCGTCGTCGGCGCGCTGCAGCTCGACGTGTTGAAAGAGCGGCTGAACTTCGAATACACGCTGCCGGTCGAATTCGAGATGTCGCGCTTTTCCGTCTGCCGTTGGATTTCGGCCGACGACAAGGCCGAGACGCTTCGCTTCATCGAGGCGCATCGCGGCGACATTGCCAGGGATCTCGACAACGACCCGGTATTCCTGGCCCAGCACGCCTTCTCGCTGAATTACGAGGCCGAGCGCTGGAAAGCGATCCGCTTCGCCACGATCAAGGACTATCAGGTCCGCGACAAGGCGGCGTAG
- a CDS encoding EamA family transporter gives MSAKSDTTTDLALLGVLAVLWGASYTFIKIGVETIPPVTFIAARTLIAGGILFAIIRWRGLAMPRDMATWRRFAFQACLNSVIPFTLIAAAERSVDAGLATILNATSPIFTFLFTALITRHEPVTVRKLIGVGAGIAGICLIVGTEALGGLGHELWAQVAIVVATICYAGAAIFGRGFKGLDPMLPAAGSMLCGAVMLVPLSLVVDQPWRLTPSTASILALICLSVFSTALAFVIYFRLIHTLGSVGTTSQAYLRVPIGVGIGAVFLGESLGPTAWLGMGFVVVGVAAMTIPVRKPAFARSP, from the coding sequence ATGTCCGCAAAGAGCGATACGACAACCGACCTGGCATTGCTCGGCGTGTTGGCTGTGCTGTGGGGCGCCTCTTACACCTTTATCAAGATCGGCGTCGAAACGATCCCGCCGGTCACCTTCATCGCCGCGCGCACCTTGATCGCCGGCGGCATCCTGTTCGCCATCATCCGCTGGCGCGGGCTCGCCATGCCGCGCGACATGGCCACGTGGCGCCGCTTCGCCTTCCAGGCCTGCCTCAACAGCGTCATACCGTTCACGCTGATCGCCGCGGCCGAGCGCTCGGTCGATGCCGGCCTCGCCACCATCCTCAATGCAACCTCACCGATCTTCACCTTCCTCTTTACCGCGCTCATCACCCGCCATGAGCCGGTGACGGTGCGCAAACTGATCGGTGTCGGCGCCGGCATAGCCGGCATCTGCCTCATCGTCGGCACCGAGGCGCTGGGTGGTCTCGGTCACGAATTGTGGGCGCAGGTCGCCATCGTCGTCGCAACGATCTGCTATGCGGGTGCCGCGATCTTCGGCCGCGGCTTCAAGGGTCTCGATCCGATGCTGCCGGCGGCAGGCTCGATGCTCTGCGGCGCGGTCATGCTTGTGCCGCTCAGCCTGGTGGTCGACCAGCCCTGGAGGCTTACGCCGTCGACGGCGTCGATCCTGGCTCTGATCTGCCTGTCGGTGTTCTCGACCGCGCTCGCCTTCGTCATCTATTTCCGCCTCATCCACACGCTGGGTTCTGTCGGCACGACGTCGCAAGCCTATCTGCGCGTGCCGATCGGCGTCGGCATCGGTGCGGTCTTCCTCGGTGAAAGCCTGGGGCCAACGGCATGGCTGGGCATGGGTTTTGTCGTGGTCGGGGTCGCGGCCATGACGATCCCGGTAAGAAAGCCAGCTTTCGCTCGGTCGCCATAG
- a CDS encoding Lrp/AsnC family transcriptional regulator has product MALDIDEIDRKLLAELQRDGTLSVDLLSERVALSRNACWRRVKRLEEDGVITGRVALVDAEKLGLGLSVFILIRTSNHDPDWLQKFRAAVTGFPEITGVYRMSGDLDYVLRARVADVKAYDRLYQRLIAKVALSDVSASFVMEEIKETTVVPLARS; this is encoded by the coding sequence ATGGCGCTGGACATCGACGAAATAGACCGAAAACTGCTTGCCGAATTGCAACGCGACGGCACGCTGTCGGTCGACCTGCTGTCGGAACGGGTGGCCCTGTCGCGCAACGCCTGCTGGCGGCGCGTCAAGCGGCTGGAGGAGGATGGCGTCATCACCGGCCGCGTCGCGCTGGTCGATGCCGAAAAGCTCGGGCTTGGCCTCTCGGTGTTCATCCTGATCCGCACGTCGAACCATGATCCGGACTGGCTGCAGAAATTCCGGGCGGCGGTGACCGGCTTTCCCGAGATCACCGGCGTCTACCGCATGTCCGGCGACCTCGACTATGTCTTGCGCGCCCGCGTTGCCGACGTGAAGGCCTATGACCGGCTCTACCAGCGGCTGATCGCCAAGGTGGCCCTGTCCGACGTGTCCGCCTCCTTCGTGATGGAAGAGATCAAGGAGACGACGGTTGTTCCGTTGGCCAGGTCATAG
- a CDS encoding DUF6356 family protein, whose product MSLARIFTSHPAKVGETYFGHMGFAAWFSSRLLMAAGAALIHAFLPFLFETTASRIVRELYERTHNRGTHATREPAALPDRA is encoded by the coding sequence ATGTCGCTCGCAAGGATTTTCACCTCTCATCCGGCCAAGGTTGGCGAAACCTATTTCGGCCATATGGGTTTTGCCGCCTGGTTTTCCTCGCGTTTGCTGATGGCGGCGGGCGCCGCGCTCATTCACGCTTTCTTGCCATTTCTGTTTGAGACTACCGCCAGCCGAATCGTCCGCGAGCTTTACGAGCGGACACACAACAGAGGCACGCACGCGACCAGGGAGCCGGCGGCTCTTCCGGATCGCGCCTAG
- a CDS encoding amidase — protein sequence MELVFSSTTDLAAAIARRKISAVEALDAHLSQIDAHNEEINAVISLDREGAYERAKKADATLARGDAPGPLHGVPFTLKDTHETAGMKTTVGFPPFADNIAQQDSTVVARLKAAGGVLMAKTNVAMMLSDWQSDNPLFGHTSNPWNLQRTAGGSSGGAAAAVAAGMTPFDVGTDMQDSIRLPAAFCGVYGLKPTEHRISLAGAFPDPGSAARSVRLMSCLGPLARSVDDLALIYQIIAGPDGCDTDLAPMPVEAKPKLDLKALRIAFAPSFPGFSVAGEISAAVENLARQLQGAGAIIEEANLPKLDLHNDLEQGGALIGMMMEAARPEPPERPTAVSRWFEALARRDSSILGWDRFFDNCDALLCPVAMTTAFPHCAPGTPIMVDGKDQSYWMLPAHGAVFNYSGHPALSMPCVEDRDGLPIGLQLVGKRWSESRLLAIAAAIEPFTGCFRRPPGY from the coding sequence ATGGAGCTCGTCTTTTCCTCGACAACTGATCTCGCCGCCGCCATCGCCCGCCGCAAAATCTCCGCCGTCGAAGCACTCGACGCCCATCTGTCGCAGATCGATGCGCACAACGAGGAGATCAACGCCGTCATCTCGCTCGACAGGGAAGGCGCGTACGAACGCGCCAAAAAGGCAGACGCGACACTCGCACGCGGCGACGCGCCCGGACCGCTGCACGGCGTTCCCTTCACGCTGAAGGATACGCACGAGACGGCAGGCATGAAAACCACGGTCGGTTTCCCGCCCTTCGCCGATAACATCGCACAGCAGGACAGCACGGTCGTTGCCAGGCTGAAAGCGGCTGGCGGTGTGCTGATGGCCAAGACCAATGTCGCGATGATGCTGTCCGATTGGCAGTCGGACAACCCGCTTTTCGGCCATACCAGCAATCCCTGGAACCTCCAGCGCACCGCCGGCGGTTCCAGCGGCGGCGCCGCAGCGGCGGTCGCGGCCGGGATGACGCCGTTCGATGTCGGCACCGACATGCAGGATTCGATCCGCCTGCCAGCCGCCTTCTGCGGTGTCTATGGGTTGAAGCCGACGGAGCATCGTATCTCGCTGGCCGGCGCCTTCCCCGATCCGGGCAGCGCTGCGCGCAGCGTGCGGCTGATGTCCTGCCTCGGACCGCTGGCGCGCAGCGTCGACGATCTGGCGTTGATCTACCAGATCATCGCCGGTCCGGACGGGTGCGACACCGATCTCGCACCGATGCCGGTCGAGGCCAAGCCGAAGCTCGACCTGAAGGCACTGCGGATCGCCTTCGCTCCGTCCTTCCCCGGTTTCTCTGTGGCGGGCGAGATCAGTGCAGCGGTCGAAAATCTCGCAAGGCAGTTGCAAGGCGCTGGCGCCATCATTGAGGAAGCGAACCTGCCCAAGCTCGATCTGCACAACGATCTTGAGCAAGGCGGCGCGCTGATCGGTATGATGATGGAGGCCGCGCGGCCCGAGCCGCCGGAGCGGCCGACGGCAGTCTCGCGCTGGTTCGAGGCGCTCGCCCGCCGCGACAGCTCCATTCTCGGCTGGGACCGGTTTTTCGATAATTGTGATGCGCTGCTCTGCCCGGTCGCCATGACCACGGCCTTCCCGCATTGCGCGCCGGGCACGCCGATCATGGTCGACGGGAAGGACCAAAGCTACTGGATGCTGCCGGCCCATGGCGCCGTCTTCAACTACAGCGGCCATCCAGCACTTTCGATGCCGTGCGTAGAAGATCGCGACGGCTTGCCGATCGGGCTGCAACTGGTCGGCAAACGCTGGTCGGAATCGCGGCTGCTTGCTATTGCGGCGGCGATCGAGCCGTTCACCGGCTGCTTTCGCCGCCCGCCGGGCTATTGA
- a CDS encoding VOC family protein, which yields MQKITTCLWFNDQAEEAMNFYVSIFKNSKVLSVMRWPEGHADEGKALVTTFELDGVQFQALNGGPQFKFSEAISQSIDCKTQEEVNYFWDKLIEGGGEPSQCSWLKDKFGVSWQVVPEQLPRLLLDPDRAKAGRVMSAMMQMSKIDIAKIEEAARG from the coding sequence ATGCAAAAGATCACCACCTGCCTGTGGTTCAACGACCAGGCCGAAGAGGCGATGAATTTCTACGTGTCCATCTTCAAGAATTCGAAGGTGCTGAGCGTGATGCGTTGGCCTGAAGGCCACGCCGATGAAGGCAAGGCGCTGGTGACCACGTTCGAACTCGACGGCGTGCAGTTCCAGGCGCTCAACGGCGGACCGCAATTCAAGTTCAGCGAGGCGATATCACAGTCGATCGACTGCAAGACGCAGGAAGAGGTGAATTATTTCTGGGACAAACTCATCGAAGGCGGCGGCGAACCGTCGCAATGCAGCTGGCTGAAGGACAAGTTCGGCGTCTCCTGGCAGGTCGTGCCGGAGCAATTGCCGCGCCTGCTTCTGGATCCGGACCGGGCCAAGGCCGGCCGGGTGATGTCAGCGATGATGCAGATGAGCAAGATCGACATCGCCAAGATCGAAGAGGCGGCCAGAGGGTGA
- a CDS encoding oxaloacetate decarboxylase, with product MDKGKIFRDLHASTFVMPNPWDPGTTKLLGSFGFKALATTSAGFAFSRGLPDGAVTFEQMIHHCREVTAATDLPVSADLEKGKGDSAEQAAETIFAAEAAGLAGCSIEDHTGDPDKPIYDFAHAVERVAAAVEAARALKRDFVFTARAENFLWGKSDLDDTIKRLQAFEKAGADVLYAPGIGDVEMVRAICSAVGKPVNVMAKPGFTIADLSMAGVKRISLGPWLTNFAYGMLETAAREIQQDGTFGFTRAAMPFGKLQALFGKSPG from the coding sequence ATGGACAAGGGCAAGATCTTTCGCGACCTGCATGCCTCGACCTTCGTCATGCCCAATCCCTGGGATCCGGGCACGACCAAGCTGCTCGGTTCCTTCGGTTTCAAGGCGCTGGCGACGACCAGCGCCGGCTTTGCCTTTTCGCGCGGCCTGCCGGACGGCGCCGTGACCTTCGAGCAGATGATCCACCATTGCCGCGAGGTGACGGCGGCGACCGACCTGCCGGTCTCGGCCGATCTCGAGAAAGGCAAGGGCGACAGCGCCGAGCAGGCCGCCGAAACCATCTTCGCGGCGGAGGCGGCCGGCCTTGCCGGCTGCTCGATCGAGGACCACACCGGCGATCCCGACAAGCCGATCTATGATTTCGCACACGCCGTCGAGCGTGTCGCGGCGGCGGTTGAAGCGGCGCGCGCACTCAAGCGCGATTTCGTCTTCACGGCGCGGGCCGAGAATTTTCTCTGGGGCAAGTCCGACCTCGACGACACCATCAAGCGGCTGCAGGCCTTCGAGAAGGCCGGCGCCGACGTGCTCTATGCGCCGGGCATCGGCGACGTCGAGATGGTGCGCGCGATCTGTTCGGCGGTCGGCAAGCCGGTCAACGTCATGGCGAAACCAGGCTTCACCATCGCCGATCTTTCGATGGCTGGTGTGAAGCGCATTTCGCTCGGGCCGTGGCTGACCAACTTCGCCTACGGCATGCTGGAGACGGCGGCGCGAGAAATCCAGCAGGACGGCACATTCGGTTTCACCCGCGCCGCCATGCCGTTCGGCAAGTTGCAGGCGCTGTTCGGCAAATCCCCGGGTTAG
- a CDS encoding sulfate transporter family protein produces MIFDAARTAALELLSPPFRAVFIKTLGLTVLALVALWFGLTSLVEWLALPWLQTLLPGIPSWAGWLGGIIAAIALAFGTALLVAPVTAVIAGLFLDDVAEVVERTDYPSDPPGRAMPALRSLLLAIKFLGVVILGNIVALMLLLVPGINIAAFFIVNGYLLGREFFEFAAMRFRPEDEARALRRQYAGTVFLAGLVIAAFLAVPLLNLVTPLFAAAMMVHLHKSVSARESRR; encoded by the coding sequence GTGATTTTCGACGCTGCCCGCACTGCGGCTCTCGAGCTGCTCTCGCCGCCGTTTCGTGCCGTGTTCATCAAGACGCTGGGCCTCACCGTGCTGGCGCTGGTCGCCTTGTGGTTCGGCCTGACCAGCCTTGTCGAGTGGCTGGCCCTGCCATGGCTCCAGACCTTGTTGCCCGGCATACCGTCCTGGGCCGGCTGGCTGGGCGGCATCATCGCGGCGATAGCGCTTGCCTTCGGCACGGCGCTGCTCGTCGCGCCGGTTACGGCGGTGATCGCCGGCCTGTTCCTCGACGATGTCGCCGAAGTGGTCGAGCGCACCGACTATCCAAGCGACCCGCCCGGCCGTGCCATGCCGGCGCTGCGCTCGCTGCTGCTGGCGATTAAATTCCTCGGCGTCGTTATTCTGGGCAACATCGTGGCGCTCATGCTTCTGCTGGTGCCGGGCATCAACATCGCCGCCTTCTTCATCGTCAACGGCTATCTGCTCGGCCGCGAATTCTTCGAATTCGCCGCCATGCGCTTTCGCCCGGAGGACGAAGCCAGGGCCTTGCGCCGGCAGTATGCCGGCACGGTCTTTCTCGCCGGGCTGGTCATCGCGGCCTTCCTTGCCGTGCCGCTGCTCAATTTGGTGACGCCGCTCTTCGCTGCCGCCATGATGGTGCATCTGCACAAGTCGGTTTCGGCGCGGGAAAGCCGCCGATGA
- a CDS encoding class II glutamine amidotransferase yields MCRWAAYLGEAVFLEDILTAPCHSLIAQSHCAQEAKSPTNGDGFGLAWYGDRPEPGLYRDILPAWSDPNLKSLCRQIKSGLFLAHVRASTGGATSRMNCHPFISGRWSFMHNGQIGGFEKIRRALENSLSDAVFDQREGTTDSELFFLLMIDEGLADDPQGAVSRATSRVLEASRRAGLEPALKLTAAFSDGQALHAVRYATDAHAPTLYTSSLRKGGGRCIVSEPFDREGGDWQAIPPSSFVTMTLDGIAIRPFAPAAAKLALVG; encoded by the coding sequence ATGTGCCGATGGGCGGCCTATCTCGGTGAAGCGGTCTTTCTCGAAGACATTCTGACCGCGCCCTGTCACTCGCTGATCGCCCAGAGCCATTGCGCCCAGGAAGCGAAGTCGCCGACCAATGGCGACGGTTTCGGCCTCGCCTGGTATGGCGACCGGCCGGAACCCGGTCTCTATCGCGATATCCTGCCGGCCTGGTCTGATCCCAATCTGAAGAGCCTGTGCCGGCAGATCAAATCCGGCCTGTTCCTCGCCCATGTGCGGGCCTCCACCGGCGGCGCCACCAGCCGCATGAACTGCCATCCCTTCATCTCCGGTCGCTGGTCGTTCATGCACAACGGCCAGATCGGCGGCTTCGAGAAGATCCGCCGCGCGCTGGAGAATTCATTGTCCGACGCCGTCTTCGACCAGCGCGAAGGCACCACCGATTCCGAACTGTTTTTTCTGCTGATGATCGACGAAGGATTGGCCGACGACCCGCAGGGCGCGGTGTCGCGCGCCACCAGCCGCGTGCTCGAAGCCTCGCGCCGCGCCGGCCTCGAACCGGCGCTGAAACTCACCGCCGCCTTTTCGGACGGGCAGGCGCTGCACGCGGTGCGCTATGCCACCGATGCGCATGCGCCGACGCTCTACACTTCCTCCTTACGCAAGGGCGGCGGCCGCTGCATCGTCTCCGAACCCTTCGATCGCGAGGGCGGCGACTGGCAAGCGATCCCACCATCGAGCTTCGTCACCATGACCCTGGATGGGATCGCCATTCGCCCGTTCGCTCCCGCCGCGGCGAAGTTGGCGCTGGTCGGGTAA